The Triticum aestivum cultivar Chinese Spring chromosome 7B, IWGSC CS RefSeq v2.1, whole genome shotgun sequence genome window below encodes:
- the LOC123162407 gene encoding BTB/POZ and MATH domain-containing protein 2-like, whose product MLASPSPRTMTASACTPETAHGAHLFKINRYSLYRDLGVGRLIESSTFAVGGYHWCVHFYPDGHSGVTKDHVSVFVELKTKNAKARAVFDLRLVDRRTQPYAWPNPSEIDPSEFDSCDDNSACCGFLDFVEKIELKDYILDDVLVIECNIAVIKFKKADVQTTKTKFEVQVPRSNLLDNLGKLLETQEGADVSFKVDGEVFPAHKNILAMQCPVFKAEFYGPMKNKSKHNVNIIEDMQPAVFKALLHFIYMDSLAPMDDLSDDEYEEMLKHLLVAADRYAIDRMKLMCESKLCDRLCAKNVATTLALADQYHCSQLKDGCIEFINSSNRMSDVVASKGYEHLKRTCPTIVVDIWEKAAKTRKI is encoded by the coding sequence ATGCTCGCATCCCCAAGCCCACGGACGATGACGGCGTCGGCCTGCACCCCGGAAACTGCCCACGGGGCGCACTTGTTCAAGATCAACCGGTACAGCCTGTACAGGGACTTGGGCGTCGGCAGGTTGATCGAGTCCTCGACCTTCGCCGTCGGCGGCTACCACTGGTGCGTCCACTTCTACCCCGACGGTCACTCGGGGGTAACCAAAGACCATGTTTCAGTTTTCGTGGAGCTCAAAACCAAGAACGCCAAGGCCAGGGCGGTCTTCGATCTGAGGCTAGTCGACCGTCGCACACAGCCTTATGCATGGCCAAACCCTAGCGAGATAGACCCCTCGGAGTTTGACTCATGTGATGATAACTCGGCCTGCTGTGGTTTCCTCGATTTCGTTGAGAAAATCGAGCTCAAAGATTACATCCTGGATGACGTGCTTGTCATTGAGTGCAATATTGCTGTTATCAAATTTAAGAAGGCAGATGTGCAGACCACCAAGACGAAATTCGAGGTCCAAGTTCCACGGTCCAACTTGCTGGACAATCTTGGTAAATTGCTTGAAACACAAGAGGGGGCCGATGTGTCTTTCAAGGTCGACGGGGAGGTTTTCCCAGCTCATAAGAACATCCTTGCTATGCAGTGCCCAGTCTTCAAGGCAGAGTTCTACGGGCCGATGAAGAACAAGTCTAAGCATAATGTAAACATTATTGAAGATATGCAGCCTGCTGTTTTCAAGGCATTGCTCCACTTCATCTACATGGATTCATTGGCCCCAATGGATGACCTCAGTGATGACGAGTATGAAGAGATGCTCAAACATCTACTTGTTGCTGCAGATAGGTACGCCATTGACAGGATGAAGCTCATGTGCGAAAGCAAGCTTTGTGATAGACTTTGCGCCAAGAACGTGGCGACCACGTTGGCTCTAGCCGACCAGTATCATTGTAGCCAGCTCAAAGATGGCTGCATCGAATTTATCAACTCTTCTAATAGAATGAGTGATGTGGTGGCAAGCAAAGGGTATGAGCACCTCAAAAGGACATGCCCTACTATTGTTGTTGATATATGGGAGAAAGCAGCTAAGACTCGCAAAATTTAG